Proteins from one Anopheles nili chromosome 2, idAnoNiliSN_F5_01, whole genome shotgun sequence genomic window:
- the LOC128721551 gene encoding hatching enzyme 1.2-like — MLIASEISHVSSELIPIDLTVFGSTLYRLIDTSVDSLVRNHDPSAGVEPWELGNLVGGDMRLPRPRFQNALAGPPDAAYRWPNATVVYAIDGNFNSSELGFINGAMREFERFTCVRFRRRRTIAPVDKTYVSIDNIDAGCWSDVGRGVERSVVNLQPGCANALITPVHELMHSLGFYHEHNRLDRDRYVTILYDNMQPDESLRSNFDLVDPANTTTFNVPYDLGSIMHYRRSAFSVRPSELDTMRAKVPWEGELGQGSTLTWYDALLINIMYCGVPAPREPLPVPSRWIPAKAYGRRDHFRYRRVVRDTARGGA; from the exons ATGCTAATAGCGTCTGAAATATCGCACGTCAGCTCGGAGTTGATCCCGATCGATCTAACCGTTTTCGGGAGTACTCTGTACCGCTTGATCGATACATCCGTTG ATTCGCTCGTTCGCAACCATGATCCTTCGGCTGGAGTTGAACCGTGGGAGCTGGGAAATCTCGTCGGTGGAGATATGCGCCTTCCCAGACCACGATTCCAAAATGCACTAGCCGGTCCACCCGATGCAGCCTATCGCTGGCCAAACGCAACCGTCGTGTACGCGATTGATGGCAACTTCA ACTCGTCCGAGTTGGGCTTCATCAATGGAGCGATGCGGGAGTTCGAGCGGTTCACttgcgttcgatttcgacGACGGCGAACGATCGCTCCCGTAGACAAGACGTACGTCTCGATCGACAACATTGACGCCGGGTGTTGGAGTGATGTGGGTAGAGGTGTTGAACGATCCGTTGTTAATCTGCAGCCAGGATGTGCCAACGCACTAATAACACCAGTGCATGAGCTAATGCATTCGCTTGGGTTCTACCACGAGCATAATCGACTCGATCGTGATCGGTACGTGACCATTCTGTACGACAACATGCAACCTGACGAAT CCTTGCGCAGTAACTTTGACCTGGTTGATCCTGCCAACACGACCACGTTCAACGTGCCGTACGATCTCGGTAGTATCATGCACTACCGTCGTAGTGCTTTTTCTGTACGACCGTCCGAGTTGGACACCATGCGTGCCAAAGTACCCTGGGAAGGAGAGCTCGGACAGGGCTCTACTCTAACCTGGTACGACGCGTTGCTCATCAACATCATGTACTGTGGCGTGCCGGCACCAAGAGAACCACTTCCCGTGCCGTCTCGATGGATTCCAGCGAAGGCTTATGGACGCAGAGATCATTTCCGGTACCGGCGTGTTGTTCGTGATACCGCTAGAGGTGGAGCATAG
- the LOC128721553 gene encoding bone morphogenetic protein 1-like, which yields MERFTTFDGECPPHGPQYGTVIEHVLPEDYRWPNATVPYNYDGTFDPVQLANIREAMETLSHRTCLRFKERTFEDRYLTITNTPDDGCWADTGRQQHGPTYANLAATCTKRSGTILHELLHVLGFPHQHARPDRDHHVCVWYEHILPQPAALYSYEIVRPWPKLAFPLPYDFESIMHYTPDMYSIAAGQLSTLTARHPWNVAAVGQREQLTDYDVLGIQFLYCV from the exons AACGATTTACCACCTTTGACGGAGAATGCCCACCCCACGGACCACAATATGGTACGGTAATTGAACATGTGCTTCCGGAAGACTACCGTTGGCCAAATGCCACCGTTCCGTACAACTACGATGGAACATTCG ATCCAGTTCAGCTAGCGAACATTCGCGAAGCAATGGAAACGCTCTCGCATAGAACTTGCTTGCGGTTCAAGGAACGGACGTTCGAAGACCGATATCTCACGATAACCAACACTCCAGACGATGGTTGCTGGGCGGACACGGGACGTCAGCAGCATGGTCCTACG TACGCGAACCTCGCAGCAACGTGTACTAAGCGCTCCGGAACGATACTTCACGAGTTGCTGCACGTTCTGGGATTTCCGCATCAGCATGCACGtcccgatcgcgatcaccaTGTGTGCGTTTGGTATGAACACATCCTACCCCAACCGGCTGCCCTGTACAGCTACGAAATCGTACGTCCTTGGCCGAAACTGGCGTTTCCTTTGCCGTACGACTTCGAAAGCATCATGCACTACACGCCGGATATGTACAGCATCGCAGCTGGCCAACTGTCTACCTTAACTGCGCGACACCCTTGGAACGTTGCTGCGGTGGGACAAAGAGAACAGTTGACGGACTATGACGTGCTGGGAATACAGTTTTTGTACTGCGTTTAA
- the LOC128720760 gene encoding serine/threonine-protein kinase VRK1: MNRRKPVAADTSVAKRPKRTNNLYVRPEKIPLGTILTDALNKPWKVGPSIGTGGFGDIYCAYCFSNAAPKTVAEYPNVVKIEPHENGPLFVETHFYRKFCKSEDIERYRKLRKLKHLGMPLYLASGSHMLNDVKQRFLVIPRFGVSLQSVCVQNGNCLPISTVYRAALQMLDVLEYIHSNQFVHADLKGDNILFGMGDRGRERLYLVDFGMACRVTLENQFKPDPRNKHNGTIEYTSRDAHQGVMTMRGDLEILAYNLIEWAGGSLPWKEEKMLKNCNKVQQMKEEHMSDVGNLLKQSFRKQISIPKALQPFLECVIGLRYNEIPKYSVCAKIFDKTLKTLGLTNTGALDVSVANTTTVNDSSGPMNKPKSRTRRTLDTSISNGLADTVPNTQDEIPSSESTLTPRRVPKMRSDEYSPSLIKRSKQRPLNGSRAATIPDTVPNTPEDEDDSPVLSQRSKRKMDLSDAAGTSRLRNAKTPVLPISQDIALMDTVPNTPEEDEEDEEEDEDLMPKRKRNLKQDSRDGNSRARQAKRVTVEEPTRAGTRRKPKTITVMQSASSQDINIQIKTPRKKRVRNATSESPKEITIKLTLNANLSVNSRGNKKNGLVVVSASQQNMSLESSRNESLEASQDIVDISSTTEDNNASRNMFDDY; encoded by the exons ATGAACCGTCGAAAGCCGGTCGCAGCCGATACAAGTGTAGCAAAACGTCCAAAACGAACCAACAACCTTTATGTACGCCCGGAAAAGATCCCGTTGGGCACGATCTTAACCGATGCGCTGAACAAACCGTGGAAAGTGGGACCATCGATCGGGACTGGCGGTTTCGGGGATATTTACTGTGCGTATTGTTTTTCAAATGCTGCGCCTAAAACAGTCGCCGAGTACCCGAACGTAGTAAAAATT GAACCGCATGAAAATGGTCCGCTGTTTGTTGAAACACACTTTTATCGGAAATTCTGTAAAAGTGAGGACATCGAAAGATACCGAAAACTGCGTAAGCTAAAGCACCTCGGCATGCCACTGTACCTTGCCAGCGGATCGCACATGCTGAACGATGTAAAGCAGCGGTTTTTGGTGATTCCACGATTCGGTGTAAGTTTGCAGTCCGTGTGTGTGCAGAACGGCAACTGTCTCCCAATATCGACTGTGTACCGAGCGGCGTTGCAGATGCTGGATGTGCTGGAGTACATTCACTCGAACCAGTTCGTACATGCCGATCTGAAGGGCGATAACATTCTATTTGGGATGGGTGATCGTGGACGGGAGCGATTGTATCTGGTCGACTTCGGTATGGCGTGCCGTGTTACGCTGGAAAATCAGTTTAAGCCAGACCCACGAAATAAGCACAACGGCACGATCGAGTACACGTCTCGCGATGCCCATCAGGGTGTGATGACGATGCGGGGGGATTTGGAAATTTTAGCCTACAACCTAATCGAATGGGCAGGAGGAAGCCTACcgtggaaggaagaaaagatgttgaaaaattgcaacaaagTGCAACAAATGAAGGAAGAGCACATGAGTGATGTGGGCAATTTGCTGAAGCAAAGCTTCCGGAAGCAAATTTCGATACCGAAGGCGCTGCAACCTTTCCTTGAGTGTGTCATTGGCCTACGGTACAACGAAATCCCAAAGTACAGTGTTTGTGCTAAAATTTTTGACAAAACCCTAAAAACACTGGGACTGACCAACACTGGGGCACTTGATGTAAGCGTCGCCAACACAACCACCGTTAATGATTCGTCAGGGCCAATGAACAAACCTAAATCAAGAACGAGAAGAACATTGGACACTTCGATATCGAATGGCTTAGCGGATACGGTACCGAACACGCAGGACGAAATACCGAGCTCAGAAAGCACGCTTACCCCTAGACGAGTCCCGAAAATGCGTTCTGATGAGTATAGTCCTTCGCTGATAAAACGCTCCAAACAACGCCCGTTGAATGGGTCAAGAGCGGCCACTATCCCGGATACTGTACCGAACACACCGGAAGACGAAGATGATTCGCCCGTTCTCTCGCAGAGGAGCAAGCGCAAAATGGACTTGTCGGATGCTGCTGGGACATCGCGTTTGAGGAATGCTAAAACACCGGTACTGCCCATTTCACAAGACATTGCGCTGATGGATACCGTGCCCAACACACCGGAGGAAGATgaggaagacgaagaagaagatgaagaccTTATgccgaaaaggaaacgaaacctCAAGCAGGATTCCAGGGATGGCAACTCCCGGGCAAGGCAAGCTAAAAGGGTGACTGTTGAAGAACCCACACGTGCGGGAACACGCCGTAAGCCAAAAACTATCACGGTCATGCAAAGTGCATCCTCGCAGGACATAAACATACAGATAAAAACACCGAGGAAGAAACGGGTACGAAACGCCACCTCAGAATCGCCTAAGGAAATTACCATCAAATTAACGCTAAATGCGAATCTTTCAGTAAACTCtagaggcaacaaaaaaaacggactgGTTGTGGTAAGCGCTTCTCAGCAAAATATGTCTCTCGAGTCGAGCAGAAACGAATCGTTGGAAGCTTCCCAGGATATAGTCGATATATCTTCGACAACGGAGGATAACAACGCATCTCGTAACATGTTTGACGATTACTAA